From Arcticibacter tournemirensis, one genomic window encodes:
- a CDS encoding SUMF1/EgtB/PvdO family nonheme iron enzyme: MLKLSVSYTIFLGFVVVLFMSAFNQKNARTSFPQYGGKNLPAPPGMAYIPSGTILYKTGTDTLSEGKNVSLSAFFIDKTEVSNKQYRQFVNWVADSIAVTNYLKDDSYFKTVKEGSGATAVTRKLIDWDKVKKSSPFDIPSVQDKLAPMFVMRGDRKMLNPEVLKYRFTYLRAGGSNNNEYVTDTVSVMPAEGIWSKDFPNAQMAMMDENYFYHSSFDNHPVVGVTWKQARAYTDWRGKEFSASLKKNSYLKDFIFTFSLPTEAQWQYAAEGKTDPEDANKNKVAANFKQGEGLYSKDGATFTLPVKSYSANAFGIYNMAGNVSEWTLDAYSPSAIEFVNDLNPVLLYDATENDGEVRRRKVVRGGSWKDPGLLLNSSTRNYENQDMPHSYIGFRCVMSAIEIPSSKIKAK, encoded by the coding sequence ATGTTGAAATTATCTGTATCATATACCATTTTTCTAGGCTTCGTCGTCGTGTTATTTATGTCGGCCTTTAACCAGAAAAACGCACGTACCTCCTTCCCTCAATATGGCGGGAAGAATCTGCCAGCTCCTCCGGGAATGGCTTATATACCTTCTGGAACTATTTTATATAAAACCGGGACTGATACACTCTCGGAAGGAAAAAATGTCAGCTTAAGTGCATTCTTTATAGACAAGACCGAAGTATCCAATAAGCAATACCGCCAGTTTGTAAACTGGGTAGCTGATTCAATTGCCGTAACAAACTACCTGAAGGATGATTCTTATTTTAAAACAGTGAAGGAGGGTTCCGGCGCTACCGCAGTAACACGTAAGTTAATAGACTGGGATAAGGTTAAAAAGAGCTCCCCTTTTGATATCCCGTCAGTACAGGATAAACTGGCTCCGATGTTTGTGATGCGGGGTGACCGTAAAATGTTAAATCCTGAGGTATTGAAATACCGTTTCACCTATTTAAGAGCTGGCGGATCTAATAACAATGAATATGTTACCGATACCGTTTCTGTAATGCCTGCTGAAGGTATTTGGTCAAAAGACTTTCCTAATGCTCAAATGGCTATGATGGACGAGAATTATTTTTATCATAGCTCCTTCGATAACCACCCCGTAGTGGGCGTTACCTGGAAACAGGCACGTGCTTACACCGATTGGCGCGGTAAAGAATTCTCTGCAAGCTTAAAGAAGAATTCATATCTCAAAGACTTTATATTCACCTTCAGCCTGCCTACGGAAGCGCAATGGCAATACGCCGCCGAGGGGAAAACAGATCCCGAAGACGCTAACAAAAATAAAGTAGCAGCCAACTTCAAGCAAGGTGAAGGCCTCTACTCCAAAGATGGCGCAACATTTACATTACCTGTAAAGTCGTATTCCGCTAACGCCTTCGGAATTTACAATATGGCCGGAAATGTTTCTGAATGGACACTGGACGCTTATAGCCCTTCTGCCATTGAGTTTGTTAACGACCTTAACCCTGTATTGCTCTATGATGCGACTGAAAATGATGGAGAAGTTCGCAGACGCAAAGTTGTAAGAGGAGGCTCATGGAAGGATCCTGGATTATTGCTGAACAGCTCTACCCGTAACTACGAAAATCAAGATATGCCGCATTCCTATATTGGTTTCAGGTGCGTAATGTCTGCCATCGAAATACCTTCATCAAAAATTAAAGCAAAATAA
- a CDS encoding TenA family protein, which translates to MNWTELTWQKSEGIYDRIVEMPFIRRLIDGSLPLENFKFYIQQDSNYLGYFGRALSLIAARTADDYVLDYIRFAEGAIVVENALHAGYFNEFGINGKAEISPACHHYTSFLMSTAAVGRVETAMAAVLPCFLIYKKVGDYICQNQQRGDNPYSTWINTYAGEEFGALVQKALRICDEVAQRCTPAQQNEMTEAFLTASRLEWLFWDSAWRLEEWQPVV; encoded by the coding sequence ATGAACTGGACTGAATTGACATGGCAGAAATCGGAAGGTATTTATGACCGGATCGTTGAAATGCCTTTTATCAGAAGATTGATTGACGGGTCGTTACCATTAGAGAATTTTAAGTTCTACATTCAGCAGGACTCCAATTATCTCGGGTATTTCGGGCGTGCGCTGTCCCTTATTGCTGCAAGAACTGCCGATGATTACGTACTGGATTATATCCGTTTTGCGGAAGGCGCTATCGTTGTGGAGAACGCCCTGCATGCCGGTTATTTTAATGAGTTTGGCATTAATGGAAAAGCAGAGATATCTCCTGCATGCCATCATTACACAAGCTTTTTAATGAGCACAGCGGCGGTGGGAAGAGTGGAGACAGCGATGGCTGCTGTACTTCCCTGTTTCTTGATCTATAAAAAGGTGGGCGATTATATTTGTCAGAACCAGCAAAGGGGCGACAATCCGTATAGTACCTGGATCAATACGTATGCCGGCGAAGAGTTTGGTGCGTTGGTACAAAAGGCGTTGCGCATTTGTGATGAAGTTGCGCAGAGATGTACTCCAGCTCAGCAAAATGAGATGACGGAGGCCTTTCTCACGGCCTCGCGTCTGGAATGGCTTTTCTGGGATAGCGCCTGGCGGCTTGAAGAATGGCAGCCTGTCGTGTAA
- a CDS encoding EcsC family protein, whose amino-acid sequence MMNYEDQARAELQAWQQKMQQDPGLFDKLSKRAQDRINRMIPEKAHAVITTTIQKMVEAVLFGAKYTSARMLTDVPLQFRENQLQERISFYRNSAVAEGAVTGAGGILLGLADFPLLLGLKLKFLFDAASVYGFDVKDYKERLYILYIFQLTFSSRKKRKETYKLIENWHTYEQGLPEKPEDFDWRSFQQEYRDYIDLAKMAQLLPVIGAAVGAIANYKLMNQLGEAAKNAYRMRLL is encoded by the coding sequence ATGATGAATTACGAAGATCAGGCACGTGCCGAACTACAAGCATGGCAGCAGAAAATGCAGCAGGATCCGGGTCTTTTCGACAAGCTCTCAAAAAGGGCGCAGGACCGGATTAACCGGATGATTCCGGAAAAAGCCCATGCCGTGATTACCACTACCATCCAAAAAATGGTAGAGGCCGTTCTGTTTGGAGCAAAATATACGTCCGCCAGAATGCTTACAGACGTTCCCTTGCAGTTCAGAGAAAATCAGTTGCAGGAACGAATATCATTTTATCGTAATTCTGCCGTTGCTGAGGGCGCCGTAACGGGCGCTGGAGGCATTCTGCTCGGACTGGCCGACTTCCCGCTCCTGCTAGGATTAAAGCTAAAATTCCTGTTTGATGCCGCTTCCGTTTATGGTTTCGACGTCAAAGATTACAAAGAGCGGCTCTATATTCTCTACATCTTCCAATTAACCTTTTCCAGCCGGAAGAAGAGAAAAGAAACATATAAGCTCATTGAAAACTGGCACACATACGAGCAAGGCTTACCGGAAAAGCCTGAAGATTTCGACTGGCGCAGCTTTCAGCAGGAATACCGCGACTATATTGATCTGGCCAAAATGGCGCAGCTACTACCGGTAATCGGTGCCGCAGTAGGTGCTATTGCCAATTATAAACTCATGAATCAGTTAGGCGAAGCAGCAAAAAATGCTTACAGAATGAGATTATTATAA
- a CDS encoding helix-turn-helix domain-containing protein, whose protein sequence is MKKNNNLITLDDFIDKEYGQKGTPKRDKFEQGFSEFRLGVLIYEARKAKGMTQTQLADKCGTTKAYISKVENDVKDVRVATLRKIIEEGLGGRLELSIKL, encoded by the coding sequence ATGAAGAAAAACAATAATCTGATTACGCTGGATGATTTTATAGATAAAGAGTACGGCCAGAAAGGAACACCGAAGAGAGATAAATTTGAACAAGGCTTTTCGGAATTCAGATTAGGGGTATTGATCTATGAAGCCCGGAAAGCCAAAGGGATGACGCAAACTCAATTGGCTGATAAATGCGGTACAACCAAAGCCTATATCTCTAAAGTTGAAAATGACGTAAAGGATGTAAGGGTGGCTACTTTAAGAAAGATCATTGAAGAAGGATTAGGTGGTCGTCTTGAACTTTCTATTAAGTTATAA
- the thiD gene encoding bifunctional hydroxymethylpyrimidine kinase/phosphomethylpyrimidine kinase — MKKYRYISVLTIAGSDSGGGAGIQADLKTFSALGCFGASAITAITVQNTLGVTDIHSIPAAIAAGQIRAVMDDIKPSAIKIGMVHSAELVVTIAGVLRDYPHVPVILDPVMVATSGDRLIQSETIEVLKKELFPLATLVTPNLDEAEILSSMKVRSVDEMKLAGAKILDTGCHAVLIKGGHLQGEILYDVYLENDGYEQILKTDFIATSNTHGTGCTLSSAIASFTARGYDLSEAVQKASQYIHQAIAAGRDVKTGEGHGPLNHFFEPLALIKHELD, encoded by the coding sequence ATGAAAAAATACAGATATATCAGCGTGCTTACCATTGCCGGCTCCGACAGCGGTGGCGGCGCGGGGATACAGGCCGATTTAAAGACGTTCTCGGCCCTTGGTTGTTTCGGTGCTTCTGCTATTACGGCAATAACAGTCCAGAATACGCTTGGGGTAACAGATATCCATAGTATACCTGCCGCCATTGCAGCGGGGCAGATCAGGGCGGTAATGGACGATATAAAACCTTCGGCGATAAAGATTGGCATGGTCCACAGTGCCGAACTTGTTGTTACTATTGCAGGTGTGTTAAGAGACTACCCGCATGTGCCGGTCATACTAGATCCTGTAATGGTGGCCACCAGCGGCGACCGGCTGATCCAAAGCGAAACCATCGAGGTGCTGAAGAAGGAGTTGTTTCCTCTTGCTACCCTTGTAACGCCTAATCTAGACGAAGCGGAAATTCTGTCGTCCATGAAGGTTAGAAGTGTGGATGAGATGAAACTCGCCGGAGCGAAGATTCTGGATACAGGCTGCCATGCGGTGCTAATCAAAGGAGGACATCTGCAAGGTGAAATATTATATGATGTCTATCTTGAAAATGACGGATACGAGCAAATTCTAAAAACCGACTTTATTGCTACTAGTAACACTCACGGTACGGGCTGTACGTTATCATCGGCCATTGCCTCTTTTACCGCGCGAGGGTACGATCTTTCGGAGGCAGTGCAAAAGGCCAGCCAGTACATTCACCAAGCAATAGCCGCAGGCCGCGATGTGAAGACAGGGGAGGGCCACGGACCCCTTAATCACTTTTTTGAACCACTAGCTCTAATTAAGCATGAACTGGACTGA
- a CDS encoding type II toxin-antitoxin system RelE/ParE family toxin, whose translation MLANGFQKTTQKTPKQEIEKALKIKELYHEEKQ comes from the coding sequence ATACTCGCAAATGGGTTTCAAAAAACGACGCAAAAGACACCTAAGCAGGAAATAGAAAAGGCATTAAAAATAAAAGAGTTATACCATGAAGAAAAACAATAA
- a CDS encoding DUF763 domain-containing protein — MKRSGSADLPLHYGYVPQWLAERMAKLGLAITEAIIIEYGKQEVLRRLSDPFWFQSLGAVMGMDWHSSGITTSVMGALKRAVNPHSRELGIYICGGKGKYSREAPRELLSVGERTGIDGSYLVRCSKLSAKVDNTAIQDGFQLYMHSFIVSDEGQWTVVQQGMQTGGSTARRYHWHSSSLASFVDEPHTGICGTNQGSILNMVAREASTARDGVMALTVENPKQMLAEAQKLVMPAHHDVRSKDVDLKRLGSILWLARDKRPSDFEELLLLEGVGPRTLQSLALVSEVIYGTPSRFKDPARFSFAHGGKDGHPFPVPINVYDETISTLQTAVHKAKMGNSDKQLALRKLGEIAQKAEKDFKPNNNFEQLIEKERNESWRYGGRTVFGKAKPPVDQQLKLF, encoded by the coding sequence ATGAAACGATCGGGAAGTGCAGATCTGCCTTTACATTACGGCTACGTTCCTCAATGGCTGGCAGAACGAATGGCAAAGTTGGGCCTGGCTATTACAGAGGCTATTATCATCGAATACGGAAAGCAGGAAGTGTTACGACGGCTCAGTGATCCTTTCTGGTTTCAGAGTCTTGGAGCTGTAATGGGCATGGACTGGCATTCTTCGGGTATTACTACCTCTGTCATGGGAGCATTAAAACGTGCCGTAAATCCTCACTCCCGAGAACTGGGGATCTATATCTGCGGCGGGAAAGGAAAATATTCGCGTGAAGCGCCCCGCGAACTTCTTTCAGTGGGCGAACGTACAGGCATTGACGGCAGCTACCTGGTGCGTTGCAGTAAGTTAAGTGCAAAAGTAGATAACACCGCCATTCAGGATGGCTTTCAGTTATATATGCATAGCTTTATAGTAAGCGATGAAGGCCAGTGGACGGTTGTTCAGCAGGGAATGCAGACCGGAGGATCAACAGCAAGACGTTATCACTGGCATTCTTCGTCCCTCGCCTCTTTCGTGGACGAACCTCACACAGGTATTTGCGGAACAAATCAGGGAAGTATTTTAAACATGGTGGCCAGGGAGGCTTCCACCGCAAGAGATGGAGTAATGGCCTTAACTGTCGAGAACCCAAAACAGATGCTTGCCGAGGCGCAAAAACTGGTTATGCCTGCACATCACGACGTACGCTCAAAAGATGTAGATCTGAAACGGCTTGGAAGCATCCTCTGGCTGGCGCGCGACAAGAGGCCGTCGGATTTCGAAGAGCTCCTGCTGCTCGAAGGTGTAGGTCCCCGCACACTGCAGTCCCTTGCTCTGGTAAGCGAAGTAATTTACGGAACTCCATCCCGCTTTAAAGATCCTGCACGCTTTTCTTTTGCCCACGGCGGCAAAGATGGCCACCCATTTCCAGTGCCAATCAACGTTTACGATGAAACGATAAGCACATTGCAGACAGCGGTACACAAAGCAAAAATGGGCAATTCCGATAAACAACTGGCTCTTCGAAAACTAGGTGAGATTGCACAAAAGGCCGAAAAAGACTTTAAACCAAACAACAACTTCGAACAGCTGATCGAAAAAGAACGGAATGAATCCTGGCGCTATGGAGGCCGTACCGTTTTTGGCAAAGCTAAACCGCCTGTTGATCAGCAGTTAAAACTCTTCTGA
- a CDS encoding M56 family metallopeptidase: MDTVKLFHGLTEAMYESLGQGLIIYLLAKLIIFLLPWMDSAFRFRLLYISLCVIFLLFTGRMVEVALTGQQVAEYPGAVIGANEVSNGDFSIKAVAHKYASGIGLLYLAGILVQTAILIASLLKIRWYKNQKSLHINQLWQIRMESLQEVLHIKRKVTLYFGERIAGPFTTGWIKPVIFFPLASLNNLSVEQVEAILTHELAHIRRNDYLWNLLQRVMDMILFFNPVTWALSAEIRREREYCCDDMVLGRNSSSVSYAKALFLLEQERTGYSLIMQAGGTKRDSLLNRIKRLTDMETSKSTGIPKIIALTGLMVGVLFIGWTKPAEKVKELCEDIRTDTLCYTSLPGQLPAKTNALKLASTLATPALAISAVSLDTLPQAPPVHPDVSTPPPPPPVHPILSVPSAPPVSAVPVMPLSDSIKTNIFKYYNSPEFKKHIAEIRKHSEEIRKKFESPEWKQQIAKISAEAETAAKNYNSPEFKKQMDEIKKQGEVIRKQFESPEWKARVETMKKQAADMEKQFNSPEWKQKMQELVDHAKEMERKVEEEKNKQKGN; the protein is encoded by the coding sequence ATGGACACTGTTAAATTATTTCACGGCTTAACGGAGGCTATGTACGAATCCCTCGGTCAGGGATTAATAATTTATTTGTTAGCCAAATTAATCATATTCCTTCTTCCCTGGATGGATTCGGCTTTCCGGTTCCGGTTGTTATATATTTCCTTATGTGTTATTTTTCTTCTATTTACCGGACGAATGGTCGAGGTTGCGCTTACAGGGCAGCAAGTGGCCGAATACCCGGGCGCAGTGATCGGAGCAAACGAAGTCAGCAACGGTGATTTCAGCATTAAGGCAGTAGCCCATAAGTATGCATCGGGAATAGGGTTATTATATTTGGCGGGCATTCTGGTGCAGACGGCGATATTGATCGCCTCTCTATTGAAGATCCGATGGTATAAGAATCAGAAAAGCCTCCACATTAATCAACTGTGGCAGATCAGGATGGAGTCTCTTCAGGAGGTTTTACATATAAAACGGAAGGTGACTTTGTACTTTGGGGAGCGTATTGCCGGGCCCTTTACTACGGGGTGGATAAAGCCCGTTATCTTTTTCCCTCTTGCTTCATTAAACAACCTTAGTGTTGAGCAGGTTGAGGCAATCCTTACACACGAACTGGCGCATATTAGGCGTAACGACTATTTGTGGAACCTGCTGCAGCGCGTTATGGACATGATTTTATTCTTTAATCCTGTAACGTGGGCTCTTTCTGCAGAGATCAGACGCGAGCGTGAATATTGTTGTGACGACATGGTGCTGGGGCGGAATTCGTCATCGGTTTCCTATGCAAAAGCTTTGTTCTTACTCGAACAGGAGCGTACAGGTTATAGCTTAATAATGCAGGCCGGCGGTACCAAAAGAGATTCATTATTAAACCGTATAAAACGATTAACAGATATGGAAACATCAAAATCTACAGGAATACCTAAAATAATTGCCCTGACAGGCTTAATGGTCGGTGTGTTGTTTATTGGCTGGACAAAGCCAGCGGAAAAGGTAAAGGAACTATGTGAAGATATACGGACTGACACGCTATGTTACACAAGCTTACCCGGTCAGCTACCGGCGAAAACCAATGCACTCAAACTGGCGAGTACATTGGCAACACCTGCGTTGGCAATATCGGCGGTCAGTCTTGACACGCTGCCTCAGGCTCCGCCAGTTCATCCTGACGTGTCAACTCCTCCTCCTCCTCCTCCAGTTCACCCCATTCTATCCGTTCCATCGGCTCCTCCGGTTTCCGCGGTGCCTGTAATGCCTTTAAGTGATTCTATAAAGACGAATATCTTTAAATATTATAACAGTCCTGAGTTTAAAAAACACATTGCCGAAATCAGGAAGCATAGTGAGGAGATCAGGAAGAAATTTGAAAGCCCTGAATGGAAGCAGCAGATTGCTAAGATCAGTGCAGAAGCGGAAACTGCGGCAAAAAACTACAATAGTCCAGAGTTTAAAAAACAGATGGATGAAATAAAAAAGCAGGGAGAAGTGATCAGAAAGCAATTTGAAAGCCCTGAATGGAAGGCGCGGGTGGAAACGATGAAAAAGCAGGCCGCAGACATGGAAAAACAGTTTAATTCACCTGAATGGAAACAGAAGATGCAGGAATTGGTAGACCATGCTAAAGAAATGGAACGAAAGGTTGAAGAGGAAAAGAACAAACAAAAGGGTAATTAG
- the gldN gene encoding gliding motility protein GldN, with product MKTVVVLSIFLAGAFSLKAQEMFPSESTSPAVGSAESKDAVLADTIPQTDGFYNANKVLESAIPFKYPDVNKSNIRFYKRVWRDIDIHDKTNFALAIPGKTLIEAIMKDIAAGKLTPYEPTDESFTHKLTALQGQARFQDSVLVPIFDQDGNQIDSKMMLNEFNPEKISKFRIKEDIFLDKQRGKVETRIVGVAPLMDITTSDSTALAVGSTPAFWLYFPQLRYTLVKMDVSDPDRDMFEMTMDDIFVQRKFTSKIIRESSALGSGSSQEELNAAEAEEKIRQYKKNLWKVPEGVKVASGK from the coding sequence ATGAAAACTGTTGTTGTATTATCAATATTTCTTGCCGGGGCTTTTTCGTTGAAAGCGCAGGAAATGTTCCCTTCTGAAAGCACTTCGCCAGCTGTAGGTTCAGCAGAATCTAAAGATGCTGTGCTGGCTGATACCATTCCACAAACAGATGGCTTCTACAATGCCAATAAAGTACTCGAGAGTGCCATCCCGTTTAAGTATCCTGACGTAAACAAAAGCAATATCCGTTTTTACAAACGTGTGTGGAGAGATATCGACATTCATGATAAAACGAATTTCGCTCTTGCTATTCCAGGAAAAACCCTGATCGAAGCGATCATGAAAGATATAGCGGCGGGTAAGTTAACACCTTACGAGCCAACCGATGAAAGTTTCACCCACAAGCTTACAGCGCTTCAGGGGCAAGCCAGATTTCAGGATAGCGTACTGGTACCTATCTTCGACCAGGACGGGAACCAAATCGATTCAAAGATGATGCTAAACGAGTTCAATCCTGAGAAGATTTCTAAGTTCAGAATTAAAGAAGATATTTTCCTGGATAAACAACGGGGAAAGGTAGAAACACGTATTGTCGGCGTAGCTCCACTGATGGATATCACAACATCGGATTCAACAGCTCTGGCGGTGGGTTCTACACCCGCGTTCTGGTTATATTTCCCTCAACTGCGATATACTCTTGTAAAAATGGATGTATCCGACCCTGATCGTGACATGTTTGAAATGACAATGGATGATATTTTTGTACAGCGTAAATTTACAAGTAAGATCATACGCGAATCATCGGCCCTTGGTTCCGGCTCCTCTCAGGAAGAGCTCAACGCAGCCGAAGCAGAAGAAAAGATCCGCCAGTACAAAAAGAATCTTTGGAAGGTTCCTGAAGGAGTGAAAGTGGCTTCGGGAAAGTAA
- the ribD gene encoding bifunctional diaminohydroxyphosphoribosylaminopyrimidine deaminase/5-amino-6-(5-phosphoribosylamino)uracil reductase RibD, which yields MTPEEKYMHRAVELARLGAGRVSPNPMVGAVIVHHDKIIGEGFHQEYGKAHAEVNAVNSVFAAFADAEARLKESVIYVTLEPCSHYGKTPPCAHLIIRHGIPKVVIGSPDPFDQVNGKGIQQLRNAGITVEENVLRKECDFLNRRFFTRLKKQRPYIILKWAETADHFFAPNNGSQQWISSAAARILTHRWRAEEDAILVGKNTALIDNPQLNVREWRGRNPKRIVIDRHLALPPGLHLFDQSQQTIIFNSVKTETHNAVKYLELEDFDRYLPQMIAYQLYIMDIQSIIVEGGAKTLDLFIKANLWDEARIFTGPQYWGEGIPAPQITGNVKDDLRVGPDRLRTVFREY from the coding sequence ATCACACCGGAAGAAAAATACATGCATCGTGCTGTTGAGCTGGCACGGCTGGGAGCGGGAAGAGTTAGTCCCAATCCCATGGTAGGTGCCGTTATTGTACATCATGATAAGATCATTGGTGAGGGCTTTCACCAGGAGTACGGCAAAGCACATGCAGAAGTAAATGCTGTCAATTCAGTATTTGCTGCCTTTGCGGATGCAGAAGCCAGGTTAAAAGAGTCGGTAATATACGTCACGCTGGAACCATGCTCGCATTATGGAAAGACACCACCATGTGCCCACCTGATTATCAGGCACGGGATCCCGAAAGTGGTGATAGGCAGTCCTGATCCCTTCGATCAGGTTAACGGAAAAGGCATTCAGCAACTAAGGAATGCCGGTATAACGGTTGAAGAAAACGTCCTCCGGAAAGAATGCGACTTTCTAAACCGCCGCTTTTTTACGAGGTTAAAAAAACAGCGGCCCTACATCATTTTGAAATGGGCTGAAACAGCCGATCACTTTTTCGCTCCTAATAATGGTTCGCAGCAATGGATAAGCTCCGCAGCCGCCCGTATCCTTACGCACCGCTGGCGTGCGGAAGAGGATGCCATACTGGTCGGAAAGAACACCGCCTTAATAGACAATCCGCAGCTCAACGTGAGGGAATGGCGTGGCCGCAACCCGAAAAGGATTGTCATAGACCGCCATCTCGCACTACCTCCGGGCCTCCATCTGTTCGACCAGAGTCAGCAAACCATCATTTTCAATTCAGTAAAGACCGAAACACACAACGCGGTAAAGTATCTGGAACTTGAAGATTTTGACCGTTACCTCCCCCAGATGATCGCCTATCAGCTTTACATTATGGACATTCAATCCATCATCGTCGAAGGCGGTGCAAAAACACTCGATCTCTTCATCAAGGCCAACCTCTGGGACGAAGCAAGGATCTTCACAGGTCCGCAATACTGGGGAGAAGGAATACCGGCCCCGCAAATCACAGGCAACGTAAAGGACGACCTGAGGGTCGGTCCCGACAGATTAAGAACTGTGTTCAGGGAATATTGA
- a CDS encoding type II toxin-antitoxin system RelE/ParE family toxin, with product MSGDIKYRTITIYKQYFPEFFAKQRQKVKDKIIWTLKLIEEVQFVPETYLKHLEGTAGLFEIRVQAGSDILEYFVFLTRGN from the coding sequence ATGAGTGGAGACATAAAATATAGAACCATAACGATCTATAAGCAGTATTTTCCCGAGTTCTTTGCTAAACAGCGACAAAAGGTTAAAGATAAGATCATCTGGACGCTTAAACTAATTGAGGAAGTACAGTTTGTACCTGAAACGTATTTAAAACACCTGGAGGGGACGGCGGGGTTATTTGAAATAAGGGTACAAGCAGGGAGTGACATTTTAGAATATTTTGTTTTTTTGACGAGGGGCAATTAA
- a CDS encoding BlaI/MecI/CopY family transcriptional regulator → MNIKPTDSELEILQILWQKRECTVREVNEILSEERGEEVGYTTTLKLMQIMHEKGMVERDTSSRTHIYKALMNPERTRNSILNKVIDTVFNGSASQLVMQALSNRKSSKEEIEQIKKYLDQLDKK, encoded by the coding sequence ATGAATATAAAACCAACGGATAGCGAGTTAGAAATTCTGCAGATATTATGGCAGAAGAGGGAGTGTACTGTAAGGGAAGTAAATGAAATACTTTCGGAGGAGCGTGGCGAGGAAGTAGGTTATACTACTACACTCAAGCTTATGCAAATTATGCACGAGAAGGGGATGGTAGAGCGCGATACCAGTTCGCGGACTCACATATACAAAGCGTTGATGAATCCCGAACGTACAAGAAACAGCATTCTTAATAAAGTGATTGATACGGTATTTAACGGATCGGCCAGCCAATTGGTGATGCAGGCTTTAAGTAACCGGAAATCGTCAAAGGAAGAGATCGAACAGATAAAGAAATATTTGGATCAACTGGATAAAAAATAG
- the prmC gene encoding peptide chain release factor N(5)-glutamine methyltransferase — MTFGDIETIYVNQLPSFYEKDEAKSIAALAVEHVCNVSKSYYLLHKNDSVTLVQETSLIRILDELRLGRPLQYVMEEADFFGLRFKVNSSVLIPRPETEELVHWVLTFVKEKNRIKRAEEALSVLDIGTGSGCIPVALKRNLPEAVICGLDISSDALETATANAALNGTEVRFIQGDILDSTFSLQPVRFNIITSNPPYVTSSEKKGMHKNVLDFEPHTALFVPDEDPLIFYRYIADFSLRHLDSEGSIFLEINEHFGAETCALLEAKGFKTELKKDLRGKDRMIKAWR, encoded by the coding sequence ATGACATTTGGAGATATAGAAACAATATATGTAAATCAGCTACCATCCTTTTACGAGAAGGATGAGGCTAAAAGCATAGCAGCGCTTGCTGTAGAACATGTTTGCAATGTGAGCAAGAGCTATTATCTGCTTCATAAGAATGATTCTGTTACGTTAGTGCAGGAAACCTCTCTTATAAGAATTCTTGACGAACTTCGTTTGGGAAGGCCTCTTCAGTATGTGATGGAAGAAGCCGACTTTTTCGGACTGCGGTTTAAAGTAAACTCTTCTGTGCTTATACCCCGGCCCGAGACTGAGGAGCTTGTACACTGGGTGCTGACTTTTGTAAAAGAAAAAAACCGGATTAAAAGAGCTGAGGAAGCGCTCTCTGTTCTTGATATTGGTACCGGCAGCGGCTGTATCCCTGTTGCACTGAAGCGAAATCTTCCTGAAGCTGTAATATGTGGACTTGATATTTCCTCTGATGCTCTCGAAACGGCAACAGCGAATGCCGCTCTCAATGGAACGGAGGTTCGGTTTATCCAGGGAGATATTTTGGATAGTACATTTAGTCTTCAGCCTGTTAGATTTAACATCATTACAAGTAATCCCCCTTATGTTACCAGTTCCGAGAAAAAAGGAATGCATAAGAACGTTCTTGATTTTGAGCCTCATACCGCTTTGTTTGTGCCTGATGAAGACCCACTGATATTTTACCGGTATATCGCCGATTTCAGTCTCAGGCACCTTGATTCTGAAGGATCTATCTTTCTTGAAATCAACGAGCACTTTGGCGCTGAAACATGTGCTTTACTGGAAGCGAAAGGCTTTAAAACAGAATTGAAGAAAGACTTACGGGGGAAGGACAGGATGATAAAAGCGTGGCGATAA